The genomic interval CTATTGAATCAGACATCTGAATTAGGCTCCCAGATAAGAACATTTTGACTCTTAAATACTGGCTTTTTCTGAGCATTTTATCAAAATGATTTCTTACTCAGTAACTCTGCAAAGTACTCTATCCTTTGGTCTTCCCAGAAAGTGTTTgtgtgaaattttaaaaaaattatgaatgGAAAAGTAGTTTAATGCAGCAGTAAGACTGCATAGTTAATAGAAGTCTCTTTGAAATAGAGAATtttgctgtaaaataaaaatttaagttTATATAGTGAAACCAGAAGGTGACTTCACACCTCTGGGTGGTACTGTTGACTATGCCAAGTAAAAACAATggatgttgttttttgttttgtttggggtttttttcctctagtttTTGTATTTATAGAAGCACCCCACATCTCGCACTAATATATTATTGTCTACTTACTGTAGTAGACCAGGGAGATAGTgctgaaatgtgttttataGATGTTCTGAAAGTTTTAAGGTATGTAGGCTATAGGAAAAAGTTAGCTAAATATCCTGAACATCCCACAGCCGCGTTTGAATTGTaaacaagcaaataattttgtactCCTTCGTGTTATTATCTTCCAGAAGACAACAAGGGCTGGACTGAACTCATCTGTACTGTTCCAGAAACGGCAGCTGGGTTTGCTCAGCTCCACAAGTTATTGCAGGTACAGTGATTTGTCTTCTGTTTGCAATATCAAGTTCTGCTGTTACTGCGACTGTTCCTGTCAGGTTTTGCATTTCTTCACATTCCACTTAGGATGGAACAtattacttaaaataaaaaaatagttattttataGTCAGATTACTAAAGTGATGAGAATTCAAATGAAGGCGTTCCAATTTCAGATAAATGGAGtttataactatttttttttttaatatatatatgctGCTTTGCCACATTGTGCTTTATGAATACAGTGCAGCTTTTCTTTGGATGAATGCGCTTCAACTGACATCAGTGTTCCCCTTGCCCCCCGTTAGAATAGCTAAGATAGCTCAGATTCAGTAATAACGCAGAATGCAAGCTAGTGActtgctgtgttgttttttctgctaCAGAAGATATGCTGGGGCATGAAATAAAGGATGAACTTCCATAAATGTGGAAGATGCACATATTTATGGGTTATATAAGTGAAACTGCAGCATGCTAGTTGTTCAGGCATTTTGTCTTCTGTGACTGAGAAGTAGTTCTGGATATTCTATCCAGAAatcttttaacttttcattcttttaagtgtaGGCTTACCTGAATTCTTCTCTCTCACCCCACCCTGCTTTTCCAGGTTGGTGCATGAACTAAAAGTGAACTGCATGCAGAGGAGGAAGATAGAAATTCACAGTCCAGATTCCTCAGTTGCTGGAACCaacaactttaaaataattgtggTATGTTATGAGAACTGTTAAGTCTTTAGGATAAAGAGAACCCACCTTCAGTGAAAATTAGGGATCTTCTAATCAAATCCCGTAGGtcaaattttgctttcaaagaTGTGTTATTTGTGTTCTGTCCGTTCTCAAAATCTGCGCTCAGTAATTTTAAACAGGAAGACACCGTTCCTTTCCTACAAAGGAAAATTATGACAAGGTTGGATATGAaagtggtgattttttttttttttaaagcagatcaACGTGTTCTTCAGGAAATAAACAGGAGTTGAGTGGATAGTGCGGGGCTGGGAGGattaagagaaagaagtaaatggAAGAGAAGAATTTTGGGAGTGGCAGAGTCTGTGGTTCAGGGAATCTATGTAAACACCAGTAATCATTTTGTATCTCATCATCTGAAGGCAGTTTCTACTGGTTTTGATGGTACTGCATGTGCAGGAGAGTTCTCTggagcaaatatttttcataatgtATGTAGGCAGCTCTCCAGGACCAGCTCCTAGCCTGGTAAACAGAGCAGTGCATAGGTAGCCGCAGCCAGAAGGGAATCAGAAACTtagtgtcatttaaaaaaaaagttgaaatgtAGCACCAGCCTTTTTGCTCCAATAGCAGGAGAATTCCACGTCCTTTTGATAAGGTTTACATTTTTGGTTTGAGTCTTCTGCCAACACCAGTCTGTGCTTACTAATCAGCCAGAGTCAGTGTGTACAGCTGATATAACTGGAAAGAGTATTTGTTGCTACTCAAGAACTAAATCCTTTTCTtacttgtgttttttctgtgcttgcttATAAAAAGGAATCAGCCACTCTTTTCAGAGATTAATAGAAAACAGATGACGTTAAAGGGATCAGAATAAAAGTGTTGTTTCATTTTAGACCTAATGCAGCTCCCTcaagctgttttttcctgtaagtTTCCAGTAAGTGTGACcagaaagcttttattttacagGCAGATGTTGCTTGTGAACGGATATTCACTGTGAATGATGTAGAGCATGGAGGATGTAAATACGGTATCATCAACCTCAGTGGTTTGGGGAAGGAGTCTCTCACTGTGGAGATGTATGACAACCTCTACTTCACAAACCGCAAAGTACCGTGTTCTGTTCCTGCTTCCTTTGGTTGTTGCATTCTCAGAACGCTGTTTCTTGGGAGGCAAAGGTGGAAATGCATTACGGTTGGGGGAGGGATTAGGaggaaagaatggaagaatctAGCGATGTGAAGCTTGGATCAAGGCAGAATCACAGTAAACTTGTTTCTGAAAGTCCTCAGTACCTGTGTTAGTTCTCAGGAATGTCATGGTGCAATTAGAGCAGATGACTATGTAGCAGTACAAGCTACCAAGTGCTTACTTCAGAGTAGCACTTGGCCATAGATGACAAAACTCATGCTGAGGGCCAGAAACTACTAAGATTtgcatgcttctttcttaaaaagaatTTTGTGAAATTTTTTTTATCCTTAGACATGAAGCATATTTTAAACAAGCTTTTGTAGCTTCTTCATGCTCAGATTCTTTTAATGATGATCTTTAAATAATAGGATGTGCTTGGTGCTTCAGTCCATGTTTGGACAGACTTCTCAATGCCGCTCTGTCTCCCCATCTAAGAGGAGTATGAGGCTAAAATGATCATGTCCCGTTACTGGGCTATTTAGTGGGTTAAGGAAGTTTGCCCAGTGCATAGTTTTATGTCATCTTTGCATGGAAATACCCTTTCATTAATTGAATAACGGATCACAAAAATAATATGTCTTTTTGTGTCTGAAGGTGAATTCTGTGTGCTGGGCATCATTGACTCATCCAGATTCTCATGTTTtatatcctttaaaaaaaaaaaaagcgaaaTTTCACTTCAGCTTTCACAAGTCTGCATCATGCTGCACAGAATGACTAATTTCCAGGAAGACTCAGAAATTAAGTTTTcttataacagaaaaatataaaaattgaaGGATGTTTGATCTAGTGCGACAGATGTATAGTTCTGTTAGAGATACATGTAAAATTGTTCCAGTGTAATAGTAGGTGAAAGACCATGTTTCCCGCCCTGGAGGCTTCCCACTTCATTAATAACTTAGATGCCGTATCCACAATGATTTGATGTTTAGAAATTGCCTGGTTCAAAAGAACAACAGAGAACAACAAACTTTGTCTTTGAAGTGGACCTCTTTGAAAGGAGGTTGGTTGGTTTCTGTTGTAAACCATCCCATATTGGTTGGGGCAAggtgagaagggaggaagaaaggggaTTTTAATGTGGGAGATGGCAGGCAACGGATGTGCTGTTAAATTGCCAAAAGAGAGGAAATTATATGGAAATGTATGTAATGGATCATGGGGAAAAGCCAAGCAATTCAGGACTGATCCAGAAGGTGGCAGGAGTTCATCAGGCTTCCTCACAGATGGTCAGGAGTTTGGGATCGTTTGGTTATTTTGTGCTTTCCTCTCATGATGTCACAGATTTACCCCGCTGAACTTGAAATGCAGCTTTCAAATCCTATTTATACCTAGTATAATctttagaaagtattttaatataatCTAAAGTGATTCTTCCCCACTTCCCCCATGTGTGCACACCTTTCTTCAGCTTATCTCCATGAAAAACAGATGTATATTGATGCAGTGTAAAGATGAAAAGAACAATCCAGATAGGCcaagcattattttttctctgttgccaGAAAGATGCCTTAGTATTccccttaccttgtctttctggTAGTGAAAATACACAACGAAGAATTAGAGTTCTTTCTAGCTCTTTActatgaaacaaatgaaaagtcAAGACTTTATTGTAAACTGTAAGGCACATCAAAGGTCTCAAAGGGAAAATATTGTGAGCTGTGACTGTGTCAGAGTATATTGCTTTTAGCTATAACTGTTCCGCAGAATGTTACATTCTAGGGagaaatctttgttttccttaactCACTTCAGCAAGCTGTGTCTCATGGGAATTGCAGAAACACCAGGCTGTGCTAGTCTGCTTCCAGCATCATTGTTCAGCAGCACTAACCCAGGTAgggtgtgtttgttgtttgttttcttcaatttttgATAGCGATTAtggtatgaaaagaaaacaaaggaaaggttATTTCTACACTTTTCTTCACTAGCTGGTGAGACTGTTGTGTTCTTGTAAAATTTACTCTGAAACAGTTTAAGAAGTGAACAGATGAAAGAACTTGCCTTAAGAATTAATTAGCAAGCAGTATTCAAAGCACTAGTTTATTTTTAGCTGCTGCTGATGTAGTACTTGATTTTTGGCAGGACACCACCTCGCTTGTAAAGTAAACATTTGAGATTTCTCAGGAGTAGCTTGGCTTGTAAGTAATGCTCAGAAGCTGCACACAAGAAGTATTCAAATTTCCTTATAGACTATCTAGAATCATTGCAAAATCCCTTCTCATAGTAGCTACTCAAGTATGTTCAGTGGATTAAtccaaagtggaaagctggtaAATGTCTAAGCACAAAGCTCCCTGTGCAAGCTCATGCTCAGTTGTGTGTAAGTACAATTGATTTGGAGAACCCTGTGTCTTAAGTCTGGCTGTAGCTGtatctttatatatttgtttgcTCAATGTTCTTGGAGGCAGGACTTTATTAATTGGATTTTCTTGATAGATGTCAGAACCATGCTTCTTCAAGTCACACATTAGTCTTCTACCCCAGTTTCCATTCAGATATGAAGAGTTAAATTCACACAGAGGAAATCTGTGATAGATAGGTGTTaaacttaatttaaattttGGTGTCATGCTATTTAtgcagccattaaaaaaaaatatgcatagtGTTATCATGAACTGAAGAGTCACTGAAGATGGATGGCTACTAGGCCAGCCTGCCCAATTGCTCTGTAGAACAGTTTAAGCCCTTCACTGTAATCAGATGACCCAAGTTCCACCGATGTCCTCCTGCCTAATATTTCCTACGGACTGTTTTCGGTATTTCCAAGTTCCTTGACTTACTTCACTCCTAAATTGTTGGTTTGAGGGACCCTTGCTAAGTAGATGTGGGGCGCAAAGTAGAACTTAACCAGTCTAAAACCGTGTTGTGCTGTTTGACATATGTATGATCATGGTGAATGTGCCATGAAGGAAGTGAAAACTGAGGGCTTAAAATGTATGTCAGTTACTAGACTTTGTACAGGAGCTACATGAGAAAGAATCAAATCTAGGGTATTGTTactcgatttttttttttttttttttttttttttcctgaataggCAGGCGAAGAACTTACAGCTTAGGCTTTGGCTAACATGTAGTTTATAAAGTCAATGTTTTGTGTTTCTAGCTCACTCATGTTTAAAAAATGGCTTACTTAGTGCTGTAGGGcaagtgttatttttctctttcctgccaTGGTCAGTCCTCTGACTACTGAAAAAATTTCACAATCTCTCACAATCACCTACCTATATAAACTCTTAAGTTTTCAGCTTACAGTCTTGAAGTCCCAGTTTTGTTTCCTGTCTCTTGGGTAGCACAGGGGCACTAACTGGGCatcattttctcttcttcagatTTAAATGTTAAAAGAAATATGGAAATCCAAAGAAGCTTTCTGAGTTATCATCCTGTCCTAACATTTTATGGACTCATCATGTGTTGCTCCTCTCTCATAGGAGATCGACCTGGAATGCTGTGCAGCTTCAAGATATCCACTGCCTGGTCCTGTGCTTGGTGCCTGAATCCCCAAGCAGACAACTGCTTCAGCACAGGTGATCTGCCAGGCTAGCAAACCCTTCTCTCTCAGTGGGAAAGACTTCTTGCATTAATCTTCCTGCTGCTACCAAAATTACAGCTAAACAAACATAATCTGTCTTCCTTAGGCCTGACACGACGAGTTCTTGTGACCAATGTAGTGACAGGGCATCGACAGACATTTGGAACCAGTAGCGATGTATTGGCACAACAGTTTGCCACACAGGTGAGAAGAACCGAGCAGAGCGCTGCCTCATCAGTGGgcgttttgttctgtttgtggTGGGACTCATCACGCTGTGTGTGAGGCTGTGATTGCAGTTACTGTTGGCAGCTGTTCCACAACAGAGCTCATGTGGTCTGATGCTTGCACACAATTGAATAGcaacaaaaaaagataaactGATTTCCAACTCTGTGGCGACAGGGGTGCTTTTGTTAATTGTACAGAGgtaaaaaggaaatgaaggaaGTATAAAAAGCACAGGAATAATGTGTTGTAcaattggtttggttttggcaaATGACCTCATTTTGTTAACGCTCAATGTATTGTCTCTATCAAGGAGGAAAAGATCCCTATGAAGTACTAATGGACTTGTTCACAGATTTAGTGAGAAGGCTGAAATCAGAATATGAGCATTCGCGTTCCTGTTTTGGTGTTATGTTACACTACATTCCTACTTACCTAGCAGAACTTCTACAGCTAAAGTAAATAGTTCAGGTTTGAATGGAACTAGTGAGTTGGCCAAAAAATGTTGCAGTGTGTATTAAAAACTCTGGTTCTTAATTCCtatgttaataaaataatttgatgaCTGCACCAGGGAGTCTGAAAGCTTGACATAGCTTCTGTCTGTATAACTTGTAAGATCCTTTCAGATGTTCTGTCTCTTGGATTCTTCCAGACCCCAATGCTGTACAACGGCTGCCGTTCAGGTGAGATTTTCAGCATTGATGTGCGTCAACGCAGCCGAAAGGGCCAGAGCTGGAAAGCAATTCGTCTCTTCCATGACTCAGCAGTTACATCCATTCGCCTTCTTGAGGCTGAACATTATCTTATGGCAGCAGACATGGCTGGAAAGGTATGGGTTTGGCGCACAGTATTCTGCTCCTTTTAGTACCTGGGCATTGACAGGTGCTTATCCCAGTCCCAAGGGTGGGTGCCTGTTCTTTGGGGGTTAGTATGGAACTGGGTGGTAGTCCCATATGAGTCCTCTTCCAGATCGACTTATCAACCATCAAGTGCCCTCTGCTTTGTTAATATATCCTCTTTCAAACAATTGCTTCAACGTGCAGATAAAACTGTGGGACTTGAGAACAGCAAAGTGTGTGAAGCAGTACAAAGGTCATCACAATGAATACGCTGTTCTCCCTTTGCATGTAAATGAGGAGGAAGGACTTCTTACAGCAGGTGGGTtgacttttttcccttctacTTGTAGAGTGCGTGGCAGTGATTTTCTTACGCCTGAGGAACATTTATTACCTTACAGCTGTTGAAAGCTATAAAGCTGttaattctttaaaattcagaagaaacttAGCCTTAGACATACTGTAGTATACtatgaaaattaagaaataatgtCATGGATGCAGACCTACTGTCATCGCTCCTGCATGGCGCTTAATGGCTTTATCTGCTGTTTCCTGCAAAAGTTTCATTATCCTTCCCACAGTGTGTCTCTACAGTAGAGTAGAAAACACTTGATTTTGAAACTTGGCAAAACAATGTATAAATGGGAGACTTGGTGATAGAAACTAAAGACCATGTGTATGTTTATTCAGTGCTTAAGTGGGTAGTGTGGTGATGGACTGAAGCATTGGTGTGTAAACATAACTCTTTGTAAACTGTCTGTACTGCTCAGGTTCATTTTGAATACACTTGGCTACAGTctgaaattatttgattttaCTTGGGTTGAGGGAGGAAAGGTACCAATAAATGAAGCAAAGTATAGCCAAGTTTCACAGCATCACTGTAAACACAGTGATCTCTCCTTGGATTTGTCAATACATAACAGAATAACGAGAAGCATTCAAGTTAATTTGACAGtgagtttttctccttttttttggcTTGGTAATGAGGAAAGCACTCTAAACACTGATTTTTGTCTTAACTTTTATTGCCTAAtagaaaatgtacatttttccCACTTTTGCAGTGTTCACTGTACaatttctgttttgtgaagTGTTGATAAGCGCTTTGCCTCTAATGTGTGTAGAAATGGTCAGGGTTTTTTCCCCATAGACCTTCTGCTTTTGTGATAATCTTGTAGAGCTGTGTACAGTGTTTTTTGTATGATGTTGAATTCTGATGTCCTTTCCTTTCCAGTTGGTCAGGATTGCTACACCAGAATTTGGAGTCTCCAAGATGCACATCTGCTCAGAACCATCCCTTCCCCTCACCCAGCCTCCAAAGATGCCATTCCCAGTGTGGTGTTTTCTTCAAGACTTGGGGGTAGACGAGGAGTTCCTGGCTTACTCATGGCTGTCAAACAGGATCTCTACCATTTCTCCTATAACTGACACACTATTTTCCTCAGACATAGTCTACAAAACTGCACCAGTCATTAGGTGCTGCTGTTGCATCTGTGTTACCTCCAGCAGGTTCAGCAAATTTTGCTGTATACATCTTGAGACATCTTGTAAATAAAAGCTGAATGCTGGATAACTTCTTTGGCAGTGTTCATCCTCTTTGCAATCTAGCTATAAGCTTTGAAAAGCTGGTAACTTGCAGTAAGGGCCTGACTCATGGTAGCTGAATTTGCTGTCAAAAGGCTGCCCCAACTTAATCCCAGTTTTGTCACAGAACCACTTAACTTTAGCAAGTGGGCTGGTGCAAGAGTAATTTAACAGAGTAAAGTAGCTGGTGTTGAGGAGGTGATACTCTGGGTGTTCTGGGGCTTCACCTGGAGTAGCTTTGGTCTGAATCCCTATGCCAACTGCTCCCTCTCAGTCCTTTGAGCTGGGCCCTGCTAAACTTGGTCCTTTTCAGATGATGGAATTGTGCCACTGCCCTGCCACCATTCCCTTTAAAAGGCAGCATGTGTAGAACAAAGCTCCTTTCCTGGTCCAGTGGCCAGGCTGAATGTCCCTCTTAATTTATCATGGTGTTTCCTGAGTCCCCACCTAACTTGCAGTTTGGCAGGCTTACTTGTGCAGCTGTAGCAGGAGACAAGCCCAGCCTGGACAGACCACATCCTCTTTGGGATATGAgatcaccagggcagagccaggcactTTTGCATTCAGAGGTACAGCTGGGCCCTCAACTGCAAACTTGTAGCACCAGCTCACAGTAATTAGATGACATTGTATCTGTATTTGAGAACAATTGTTGTCCCATAGAGCCTTACTATCTCCAGCTCCTTCCCAGTAACCACTCTGTGTTAGGCAAGACCATCCTGCAGCTGGTAGATGTAGGAAGCACTGATGAGTGGGTGAAGGCCTTCATGAACTAGGTGGGGCTTCTGCTGGGCTTTGGAGGACTCAAGTTTTCCAAAATTCTTAGAAAAGCAACTCAGGAATCACATTTTCATCCTGGGATCCACTTAGATGTACAACTGTGTCATCAGAGATGTTACTTTGCATGAGGTCCTACCAGGTCAGCAGGTGAGCACACAAACAGGTTATAATCACCTCCTTGCTGTCCAGCTGGTGCAGTGAGGTATAGGCTGCACATACACACAAGGGTAAGGGTTGCTGGTGACTACAGGTGTGGCCTAGAGTCAGGAGTAACCAGCACCAGCACTAACACCTGGGATACCATCTCTCTCTATTGCAGAGGGGTGCAACAGTGCTGAGCATCCTGGAAAGGAAGGGACTTGCAAGTCCATATCAAAGCTTTTCTACTTCACTAAATTGCATTCTTGGATTAAGTAGTAACAGGATCAATACCCATCTTTTGGCTGTTTACCCCATTCTCTCCACAATATCTTTTGAGGAGGCATGATTGATTTGTGTTCCAAGGCCCTTCCTGACTTTGCTGTGTGTTGTCCTGTGCCTGTAGTGCTATCTCCAAAACGCTTCTTGTAACTGAGCAGGAGTATTCACAGTTAAACAAGTGAGTTGGCAAAACTGTTCagtcacaattttttttcccagagggGAGTGTGAGCTGCAGCATGAACACAGCCCTGTTAACAGGGGTGAGGCACTCAAGGCTGTAGTGTCAGCCTGCTAAAAGCTCATCAAGGACTTGGTCTTGCAGCCAGTTCATCCCTTTGTATCCCTACTGGCGGCCTGAGTTCATGGAACACACTTCAGGAGTGTGTCTCTGGCTTGGCTTCATCCACAAGAAAGCATCACATATGTCCTGCATTGCCAGCCCAACACAGGGAGATTACCTTCACAAGCCAGTGCAAACCCAAGTGTATCCTGTGGTTGGTTggttcctctcccttcccttccattTTTCAAGTGACTTTGGATACAAGGgaattattaaaatacatgTGCTGGGAAGGTGCTACTAGAAATCCTCTCTGTCCTGCAGGGCTCCACACCCATTTCTCCTGTCCTCTCACAACCTTCAGGCCTAAGCAATGCTGTTCTAGAAAACTGCCTCTTCTCAACAACTCTTACTGCTCACCATACTCAAGTGCTATGTGTGGTGAtcttcttccctctctttgtatttcttttaccTGTTAATctatacagaagaaaacaggaaaacccTCCTCCTGGGAGCAGTGCAGTAACTTTACAGTGTGAATATATTCTGTATGAAATAGCTGCCGCAAGGATAGTAAAGATGAAAGATGAATCCCAGCAAATATTCAAAATGGTATCTTCCCTGCCTGAGTATACATTCAAAATCTTCAAGTCTTTCTTGTATCCCATTAACATCTAACTCTCATTTCCCTGTAGGCAGATTGAGCTGTGAATTCTTTACAACTATGGCTCCCCTGATACATCTGGCTTTAgtgttcctctgcagagccttcTTGCTTACACAGAGTGGATGCTGCTCACAGTATACTCTGTGCTGCCCCTTCCTTCTACAGACCTTCTTTATAAGACCAGGGGGCTCCTTTTCTCCTCCGATGGTAAGTCAGTCTTGCAGGCCCCTCTCATTCCCTCTACTACACTTGGATAACCAAGACACCTGATTCctgacttgcttttctcttcaatTTGAGAAAATATTCTGCAATTTATCTTGATTAGTTATGTTAATTTGGGACACTTTCTGTTGTATGCACAGTGATTAATGCATATAGCACAACTTTCAAAAGCATTTGCATTGACTCAGTTAATAACGCATACTGCAACTAAGCATCtgccagaaaacagaaatatagcTAACCCATCCCACTGCAAACTCCTAACATCTGATAATCAACTCACAGTTGAGCTGGAACCTACTTTATATCGCTATTCTTTCTAGAAAATATGTATGGTTCAAACACTTGCAGGTAAGCAAGCCACAACATTCATTAACTCCCTTAAATGAGAATTCCAAAATTTAAATTAGCATTTAAACTCTTTTCAGTGCCTTTAACTCCAGTAATGCCTCCTCTGCAAGGACAAAAACATGCAACAATTGTGCTCAGCTACCGTGGGAAACACAAACTAGGAATTGTAGCAGAAAGGCATCTTACATAACTGAAGATAgatagcttctttctttcttcccttttaggCAAAGttcataaaacaaaagaaaactgatttgctttctgttgtttctaGGAGCCAAATGCATACACATCCCTGCAAACGCATTCACCCAACTAGTGCTTTCGCGGCCAACAGTTCTAATTACGCCTGCAAGAACAGTctgaaaggagagggaagcaggGCAAGAAGAGGGAATTCAGCTTCAGTGACAAATAGCAAGCAGCCTGCAGGCAGTGGCTACAGTATATTAAATCAACTATTTTGTTATGCAGCAATAGCTAGGACCCTAAGGCATTTAAAAAGTAAGGAACTGCAGCACTCTTCCCTTCTGCTACAGTATCATAACACCATATTTCTTTGCTTTAGCTTCTCAGCAAGTACTAAATCTAGCTGGAAACTTCAGAAAAGCCAAACCTGCCCTCCAAGATAGGTTGCAGCATCCCTTATCCAGCAGGCAGAATTTGTTAAGTCCCTTTTAGTCCCTGGAGCAAGGCTGAGAGCAGATCACCAGCTTCTCCTCACTGACCAAGCTGCCAGTCCCTGCCATCAACACGATCACTTCAGAAGCTGCAGAGTCTTGCCCTTGTCTGGTCCATATAGCCTGTTTCTGTTAGTCATCTCTCAACCCTGATTAATAAGGTCCCATAAAATCCTTTAGGTCACATAAGGTTCTTAGACACAGCAGGCAGAAACTTAAACTTCCATCATTTTAACTTCAAGTTTCTAAAGCCAGAAAGGAGAGGGGTGGATTTGCTTTTGAGTCTTCTATGGTGGTCATGTCTTTCTCTTGACCTTGATTTATTGCAGTGCATGGTTTCATGGTCATTCCTTCTCTATTATCCTGATGAATACTAAAActaagaggttaaaaaaaaaaaataaatcagtttacTAGTCACAATCTCACTCTggcatttttacatttttgagCTTAATAGGGACATATTCTAACAGTACTAAAAAAAGGGCATTCATTGCAAGGAAGTGAGAATTCAAGCCAGAACGTGTACATAGTGTTGAGATGTCCCCTTACAATAGCTGCTTTGACAAAATTTATAATCTAGCAGCGGACAATTCAGCTTTGGTCCCCAAACCTTCAGTTGCTGGTGGCTCCTGGCATTTGCTATATATACTACATATACTGAGAGCTGAATCAAGCATCAACACTGACCCAAAGTACTTTCTAGACAGAGGTtttggggagaggggctggggggttGAACAATGTTTGATCCAAAT from Columba livia isolate bColLiv1 breed racing homer chromosome 5, bColLiv1.pat.W.v2, whole genome shotgun sequence carries:
- the DCAF4 gene encoding DDB1- and CUL4-associated factor 4; amino-acid sequence: MKRNYWRGKEKHGWSNCKRGCRPYRCRRPSDSNCTERLEQEEPQTTVTAGPSSGDPSSSSLTQDSVVPELPGFYYDSEKNRYFRLLPGHNNYNPLTKESIQYKAMECKRLRLLEEEEKQKKKTTRAGLNSSVLFQKRQLGLLSSTSYCRLVHELKVNCMQRRKIEIHSPDSSVAGTNNFKIIVADVACERIFTVNDVEHGGCKYGIINLSGLGKESLTVEMYDNLYFTNRKVNSVCWASLTHPDSHVLLCLMGIAETPGCASLLPASLFSSTNPGDRPGMLCSFKISTAWSCAWCLNPQADNCFSTGLTRRVLVTNVVTGHRQTFGTSSDVLAQQFATQTPMLYNGCRSGEIFSIDVRQRSRKGQSWKAIRLFHDSAVTSIRLLEAEHYLMAADMAGKIKLWDLRTAKCVKQYKGHHNEYAVLPLHVNEEEGLLTAVGQDCYTRIWSLQDAHLLRTIPSPHPASKDAIPSVVFSSRLGGRRGVPGLLMAVKQDLYHFSYN